In Microcoleus sp. bin38.metabat.b11b12b14.051, the genomic stretch TCACTCAGCGAACAGTCCACAATTTTGATACTGCTGCTGCTGATGAGTCGGGAGAATCTAATGTCATGATTGATGTCTTGTCAATTGATGATCCCAGAGTTTTAGAGGTTTGTCAACAGCAAAATGTAGATCCTGCTTTAGTTAGTGGGGGATGCAGTTTCATGTGGCAAGATAATTTGGATGATGCCATCCCCAACCAAAATTATGCTGCAATTTTGATCGATGTGCCGAATCCCCATAACCCGAAGATGGGTAAGTTTCTCCGAAATCGCGGCTATGTTGAAGGGATTCCGGTGATTGGTATTTACAATTTTGCTGATGATGGGGTATTGACTATTGAAACGGAATATGAGACAAATCAAGGACAGGAACGCTGTTGGTTTATTAACGATCATTTTCGCGTGCGGGTGATGACTGTTCAAATGAGCAATGGGGTTAAACAAATGGCATACTGTTCTGAGCGTCGTTGTATTGCTCCATCTGTTTTAGAAGAGTTGTTGGAACACAATCGCTTGAGAGCTTCTGGGGCGGGTGCGGTGTCACATTAAAGTACACAAATAAAAACCCGGCGATTGAAATCGCGGCTACAAAAACAAAGTCCGCCTACGCGGACTAATTATCCAACTATCAAAACTATGTCTGAAAATGAAGATTTGACAACATTTGATCGCAATGAATCTGCCGAAGATTTAACAGAAGATTCAACACAGATAGAGGCTGAAGAATTGGTAGAAGTTATTGCAGACTTTGAGCTGTATCGGGAACGTTTGGTGAGTGAGACGATGGCGGCGGCACAAAAGGCCAAGCTACCACAGAAAGCAGCTATGGCGAAAATTGAGCCGGAACTTGCTAAAATTGATGCTGGATTAGATAGTCTCCGCGCTCAATTGGCGGCTATAACTACAAATAATTAGGTGATAATTATGGTCAATTCTAACGCTCAATCTCAGGACAATTCAATTTTGTTGGCTCATGCAGAAACAGATGCTTTGCTTCAACAAGTTACTGAACAAATAGATTTAGATACTTTTGATGCTAGTGATGCTGAGCTTTTGAAGCGTCTGGTTGAATGTTTGGGAGATACGCGGGGGATGACTCGACTGCGTTGTGCGGAAACTCTGGCAGAAATTGGTGAAGATGCTACTCCTTTTTTGTTGGATGCTTTGGGAAATCATGTGAATCCGGTTGTGCGGCGTGCTGCTGGTAAAACTCTGACTTTGATTGGCGATCCGACTGCTGTTCCTAATTTAATTTATGCTTTGTTAAATGATGAGGATACGGTGGTTAAGGGTTCGTCAATTGGGGCGCTGGCGAGGATTGGGGAACCTTCTGTGCAGCCTTTGTTGGATATTTTAGCCTCTACTGATGTGCCGGAAAGTACGATCGGTCATGCGGCTTGGGCGTTGGCGTTTATTGGGGCGGGTGCGAAGGAGTATTTGTATCGGGCGATCGCCTCTGATTCGCCTGTGGTGCGCGGGGCTGTGGTTGGGGCGATCGCCAAAGTAGCGCAGGAAGAGCCCAAAGCGGACTTATTTGAGATTTTGGTGAAGTCTCTAACGGATGTTGATGTTGACGTGCGCTGCGAGGCGGCGGCTGCTTTAGGAAATCTGGCATATAAGCCTGCAATCCCCAACCTGATTGAGTTACTGCACCACGGCGATGCCGAAAGTCGCAGGGCGGCGGCGTTGTCTTTGATGAAGGTGGGCGATCGAATTGCGATCGAGCCGCTACAAACCGCATTAGCTAAAGAATCGGAAGCCGCAGTGCAAGGCGTAATTAAGTTAGCAATTTCTCAAATTAAATAACTAAAAATATGACAGAATCAGGTACAGGGCGGATGTTACTTTCTCACAATTTTGATATGCCAGAGGGTGTCTTTCCGCAATTAAGTCGGGAAGATTTGACTCGGGTATTTGCTGAGGGTTTGAGTCAATATCCTCAGATTAAATGTCGTGAATTAAATCATCCGCACTGGATGGTAGAAGTTTTATTTTCTAATGATTTTTCTCCGCCTCAAGTCGGAGAGTTTTGCGCTCAAGCTTTGCACGATAAGCGGATGAGTCAGGGGAAAGCCGATGAGACTTTTCCCGATATTTTGATTTTAGCCGGCTTGAAAAAAACTCCGCCCTTGAGTGACAATCCTGAAGCTTTACAACCGGGAGAATGGGGAGTTGATGTGGTGGAAACTCAGTCTGCTGAGAGTTTCTTGATGGCGATGGGCTGGGATGAGAAAACATCCGGGAAAAGTATTGAGGATGTTTTCAAAGTTGAAAGGAGGAAGGGGTAAAAGCTTAAAAAGTCGTTTGGAAGGTAAAAAGTAAGTCCCGAAGCGCTGATTTTGACCTTCACCAAACTATTATCTATTTCTTTCCAATCAAAAGATTGAATTGAAGGTGATGCGGAGAACTAATTTTTAGCATTTTTTCTGGACAATCATGCTCATCACTTATTGTCTCCCGTGTTGGTTTCTTATGAATATTAATATTTCTGATAGTGACGAATCGATAGACATAAGTATCAAGGAATTGCTTTGCGTACCAAAATTCTTTGCCAATTTTCTGACAATACGCGACAAAACACTGTGCACCTTTAAGTTGCTGAATAATTTTCTGTTCTGGGCTTGTTGTAGTTTTTGCCTTCATCTCAATACAGAGGATAACTTTTTTCTTACCAGTATCAGCAACTATCACAAAATCTGCACGTTTGCATTCACCTTTTGAACCACCAAATATTGCTTTAGGTGCTGTAAAAGTATCTGCCTTGATGACAATAACTTGATCATCATTGGGCATTCCATGAATTGTGACAGAACAATTGGGGAGATCGGGTTCTCGGAGTGTCACCTTCTTTTTACCGTAGCTATCTTCCAATGGCACTGTAGCACTTTCCTGAATCATCTCTTTCAGGATAGCAATATCAGACATTAATCCTGACTCCAGACAATCGATTCCTGAATCCGGTTCATCGTTTCAATGGTTGTATCAAAACTGCGGGCTTCAATACCCATTTCTGGATCGATATCGGCTGGTGTAAGAGTTTGACATTTATTTGTTTTTGTCTTCCCTGTCTCTTCCGCAATATAAACCTTGATTTTGTTAGACGAAATTAGTTCTACTTCCCTATAACCTTCTTCTTCTGCAATTCGCTTCAGATGAGGTTTATCGTGGTTAAGCATAATCAATGTATTCAGTTCTTTAATAATGTAATCACTGTGGGTAGTGATAAAAACCTTAATACCCAGATTTACCAAGCGAGCAAATAGACGTGCGACGCGGCGCTGGTTTTCAGGATGTAGATTCAATTCTGGTTCATCTATCATCAATAAATCGCCAATTTGAGCCTCATGTTTGAGGTAAAAACCGATGTCTAATAGAGAACGTACAGCACTAGAACTTTCATCCATAGAAAGCTTGAGCCTTTTACCATTTGGCTCATAATAAAGTTCATCATTACGAGTAACGGTGTATTGACCGCCGATTATATCAGCAAAATCTGCCAGTATATCAGGATGGTTTTCCGCAATAAAACTGCTTTTCTTGACAATGGTTTCCAGTTCCCTCGTAAAGTCAACGTTTGTCTTGATTGGCAAAGCGTAGTCCTGATAAGCCTTAAATAAGAGCTCCATTGGATGGATCTTATTATTGCCTTGACCCATTTGTTCAAGCAATCTATTGCGGGCAAAATTCAACTCTTTGCGAAAAATAGCTGCACCAGTTCGTTCTGCACTAGCGATAAAAGGACGAGGAATAATTTCGGCAAAAATGATATCTTTCAGTGCATCAGCAATGGTGTGTTTAAGTATTTGATTGGGAATTTTTGCCTTTTCTTTTTCAACTAGCAAGGTGACAACTAATTCTCTACTTTCTTCTCTTTTGGTCATAGAGAATAATTCGACATTGGCAGATCCTATTGTTAGCTCGAACTTGCCTGTTAAACGAATATTTTTGATGTCTAGATTTACCTGAAACTCTGTTTTTTTAAATCTTTTAGCCGGCGCTGCGAAAATCTGAGGTAATTGCTGTGTATAAACTTGACAAGCTTTAGAAACAATTTGCTCAGCCTGTTTGACATATTCTTGTAGATCGAGATGAATTACACCGTCAGCAAGGAGTTGCTGGATATTATCGTCGTTGATTTCGATCGCCAAAATCTGCCGCCAAGTAAACAAAAAGCCAAACAGTGCATAGGTAGCGTAGGTCTTCCCGGTATTGTTGCCGCCACAAATAATTGTCAACTCGCCCAGGGTGAATTCAGCTTGTTTTAGGGCACCAAGATTTTTGACTTTAATTTTCATTGGTGTTTTCCTTAGATTGCATCGCTAACAAATCCGCTTCGATCGCACAAACCAAACTAAACAGCCAGCGCCTTGATACTTTCTTGGGTATCAGGAGGGATCTTTTGCCAACTCCTAGCAATGTTAATATTCATATTGGTTTGAGCAATATCTAACAATGTATCATCAATTGAATGTGTTTGATTTTCGCGCAACCAAATTAAAATTTCCGCTAAATGCCAGACAGAATGGGCACCTTCATAAACAGGAATCGGAAATTTTGAGTCGTTTTCGAGGGTGAGATTGGTCATGTGCTGTTGAGTGTACCCCAGAATTTTAGCTGCATCCGTCAAGCCAACAAAATCTGGTGCCGCTTCAATTAGAGTGGCACTTGGAACAACTCTTTTGACATCATGAATCGCACTAGAAATAGCTTCATAAGCCGATGATGCGTCGCGGATGAAATTTAGTGCGACATATCCTTTATTTCCAACTCCAATCAAAGCATCATCACAGCCACCTGCATATAGTCTCTCAATAAAATCATCAGTATCCGCTAGGGAATTGTCCAGATTAAACTTCAAAGTAAAATCATATTCGTTCATTTTTTATTCCTCCCCTGGGGAAGACTCGTTCACATTGTTATGCTTTGTGCAGTTATCCACTACTCGACGAATTTGTTTCCCATGATTCCCTGAGTTTTTTGGGGTACTCCAAATACTAGATATACAAAAAATCCCACTTCTACACTCTTTATCGTTGTAGGAGCAGTAGATTTTTCCCCAAGCATGAGAACCACCAACATCAACGCGCCATCCATTTTTTTCAGCGTACCTCAACGCATCCTCAACTTCTGGCTTTGGGTGAGTTTTTCTGACCATTACAATTTTTGCTTACATATCGTTCAACACGCTACTATAAACCTAACTATTCTGCACGCTTGTAATTCATCACCAAATCCAAGCGCGATAAAGAACTTGTCGCCGATTCCCGCACGTAGGAATCAACTGCTTCATCATTGGCAAATCTGGTAAGAACTTCTACACAACGAGGATCTCCCACAGAAGCCAGCGCACTCACGATCGCCACCTGCACGGCCACATTATCGGTTGTATTCAGCGCTTCCACCAAAATTTCAAACGCAGAGGAGCCCATCTGGCCCAAGGCCATCACGGCTGCGATATGCACCACAGGATTAGCATCATCGATCGCCTTTTTCAATCCCTGCAAACCCACTTCTGGGAAAGGCAACTCTGGATAATTAATCGCAATTTGCGCCAATACCTTCGCCGCACTCCCTCGCACAGTCACATTCTCACTGTTTAACATTGCGTCAACTACGGCTGGTATGGCATCCTCGCCGATCGCACCCAAAGCCTTCACAGCCGCCCGACGATAGACGACATCTTCGTCATCTAAAATGCTCACCAGTTGGGGAATTGTATTTTCATCGCGGGAATCGGCAATTTCAAACATCGCCCGATCGCGCATATGAGGATTCGGGTGTTTTAGTTTTTCAAACAAAGCATCTGTTGTCATGATTTATGAAGGAAGAAGGAAGAAGGAAGAAGGAAGAAGGAAGAACGAAGAATACTCTGGTTTCTGAGTAAGATCGTCTCAGTTCGATTACTAGCGATGGAAACTGTTTGTAGTGCGGACTTTAGTCCGCAACATTAAAGGACTAAAGTCCTCACTACAAACCTTGTAATTCCTAAATAGCGATGGAAACTGTTTGTAGTGCGGACTTTAGTCCGCAGCATTATGAGGACTAAAGTCCTCACTACAAACCTTGTAGTTCCCAAATTAAGATAATTAGGATTTTGCTGAATTATAAGCTTCTATTTTAGCTTGTACTAGCCAATCTCGATCGGTCGCATCGGTTTTATAACCGCTGACATCACCAAGTTTTTCGAGTGCCATTAATACAGCATAGTTCAAATCCCAGATTTTTGTTTCCAAACAGGCTTGCAATGCTGGAATAGCACGCTGTTCTCCGAGTTCCCCTAGGGCGATCGCCGCGGCTGCACGGGATTTCTGAAACTGGGGTTGGGAGTTGTTCAAAGCTTCCAATAACAAATCGTAAGCGGGAGAGTGTTTGAGCCAACCAAACAATTTTACTACATGAAAATGCGCTCCGTAGTCATTGTTCGCTTCTTCGGCGAAGGTGGCAAACAGGGCTGCTGGTGCCTCCTCTGAGTAATTTTCTAGAATTGTTTTAGTTGCTAAATAGCAACGTCCAAAATCCGTTTCGTATAATTGCTGAATCAGAAACGGTAAATCTGGTAATTCTTCGTAACTGTGTACTAAATCCAAATCTTTCGGTTCGTCCCGCAAGGTTTGTTCTAAATAGGGTTGAATTGTCTCAAAGGTTAGGGATTTGTCAGCGATTCCGGCTGCTGCTAACATCCGAATTCCCCTCAGCCGAAAGACTAATGATACGGGACATTTGGCAATATTGGGTATGGCATCGTAGTAATGGGCGTCAATCAAATCCTGAATTGATAATCTGCGCCCTAGGACATTTTTGTGTTGTAGCATGGCGACAACTTTGCTCATTTGAGAAAAGTCTCGGGTTAGGCGACAAATTGCGGCGATCGCAGCGCTAGCAATTGGTGGATCGAGATCGTTAACAAATTTGCGAATTCTTGCCTCTGCTGGCTGATAATCTAATTTAGTCAGGGTGTGGATAATTACTCGGTGGGTTTGTCCCGGTTTATCCAGCAATTGAGCAACTTCTTCTAGGATATCGGTGTCTTGAGTGCCTATTTCGCCGATCGCCCATACGGCATTTTCTACGGTGTAGCAGTCATCATCGCTCAAACAGGTGCGAATCACCGGCAATGCTTGGACAGCTTGGAGTCTTCCCAAGGTTTCTACCGATTTGCGGCGCACAATGCGGTTGTCTAGGGATGGATCGGTTTGCTGTACTGCTCGCATCAGTGCTGCGATCGATCGCTCTGTGGAAAAATTTATCAAATGGGAAGCGGCTATGTAGCGGGAATCTTCTTCGCCGATTTGGTCTTGTGGCGTATCTAAAATGGCGATCGCCTGGTCTTCCGTTAAATTAAAAAAACTAAAAAAGCGTTTATCCATAAAATTAGCAGTCTGCAATAACCTAATACGGTTCAGATCAGACGGCGGTTGAAACCGCGTCTATACAAACGATGTCCGCCTCCGCGGACAAAGAGAGGATAACGTAATTTTAACTGCCCTGTCTTCAACCCGCGGAGGCGGGTTTTGCTTGTATAGACGCGGTTTCAACCGCCCTGTTTTATATTAAAACACAATAACAAGCCCAGGAATTCTTTACCCTTACTTCACCGAAATCGGCAGAGCAACGAGCCAAGAGTTCCTAGACTTGTCGGGGTAGAAACTACCCAGTTACGACATTACAACAAACCTGTCTAATTAATTAGGATAGGGAGTTGATGGCGTAGTCAAGAAGAGCATTGTACTCAGTCAAAGCTTGAGGAGACATATCGCGAGGAGCGCAACCGCGGTTACGAGCAAAGCTTAAAGCTTCAACGTAAGGAGCAGTAGGCAAGCTCAAAGCGCGATAGACTTCGCGTTGACCAGCAATACCCCATTCATCAAGAGGGCCTGTGCCGCCAACTACTAGGCAATATTGAACCAAGCGCAGGTAGTGCTTGATGTCGCGGTGGCATTTTGCTTTGAAAGTATCGGTGGAGTTAGCTTGACCGGCTTCGTTCAAGTAAGGATACTTTTTGATGCAAGCATCATAAGCTTCTTTAGCAACTGAATCTAGGTTGTTGCCCAGTTTTTCTGCGGCTTCTAAACGAGCAGCAGAGCGTTGGATAGAACCTTGTACTGATTCTAAATCTGAGGTGCTGGGGAAGCGTCCTGCTGCATCAGCAGAAGCAATCGCGGTGGTGAGAACTGATTTCATTTCCTAAATCTCCTAAACTGATTTTGACTGTGAGCGTAGTTTCTATTTTGCTGAGCGAATTGCGATTAGCAATGAACTAGCTCAGGGCAGAAATGATGCGATCGAAGTAGCTGGAAGATTCAGCAACCAAGCTAGCGCAACGATCTTCAACTACGATTGTTCCCATTTTCCGCAACTTAGCACCAGCAAATTTTTCGCTAGGGTTGTCTTGGATGTGAGCAGCGGCTTGAGCCTTCATGATTTGAACAGCACGCACGGTGGAGGTGGTGGGTACGCCCAAAGCTGCGTAGGTTTCTTTCAAGCCATTCAAGCAACGGTCATCAAGAACGGAAGCATCACCAGCCAAAAGAGCGTAGGTGACATAGCGCAAAATGATTTCTGCATCGCGCAAGCAAGCAGCCATGCGGCGGTTAGGGTAGCAGTTACCACCGGCTTGGATCAAGCCTTGGTTTTCGCAGATCATACCGGCAACAGCGTCAGAAACCATGCAGCTAGCGTTGCTGGCGATCGCGTTTACAGCATCCAAGCGTCGGTTGCCGCTGGCAACGAAAGCTCTGAGGGCAGCAATATCACCGACGGTGGAGGTGCTGGCATCGGCTGAAACTACAGATCTTGAAAAAGCGTCAAGCATTGAGTTCTCCTTAACTTAGACGAAAAATTATTTCTTATCTTAGTTGGTCAACTTGGTGACGAACTTGATGGTTTTGAATATATCTTTGGGATGATGCCTTCGTCTCATTCCTGAGAAACAAAGTAACAATTTGTTACTTTAGTCGCTAAAAGCACATTTTTTGGTTAAAGGGCATAGGGCATAGGGCATGGGGCATAGGGCATGGGGCATAGGGCATAGGGCATAGGGCATAGGGCATAGGGCATAGGGCATAGGGCATGGGGCATTGGGCATAGGGCATGGGGCATTGGGCATGGGGCATACCTCATGTTTTTGAGAACCGCTATATATTTTAGATTTTAGATTTTAGATTTTAGATTGGGGGATTGGGGGATTGATTCGGCAGGATCGGGACTCTCGGCTCATTATGAAGTGCATGGGCTTCAATAAAAAATGCCGAGTTGCAACCTCTTCAGATGCTCCCTTGAGTCACCCGATCGCACTTTGAGGAATCGCCCAAGCTATTTTAAAATTAATCGATAACCCGAATAGTTAATTAGCGATGATAGCAAATCTCTCGGCGCGCTGCTATGCGGGCGATCGCGATTTAACCGCGATCGCCGATTTAATGAATATTTGCGAAGAAGTCGATCGGCTCGATGAAGGAACCACCATCTCAGAATTACAAGCAGAA encodes the following:
- a CDS encoding bleomycin hydrolase, with protein sequence MKSVLTTAIASADAAGRFPSTSDLESVQGSIQRSAARLEAAEKLGNNLDSVAKEAYDACIKKYPYLNEAGQANSTDTFKAKCHRDIKHYLRLVQYCLVVGGTGPLDEWGIAGQREVYRALSLPTAPYVEALSFARNRGCAPRDMSPQALTEYNALLDYAINSLS
- the cpeB gene encoding C-phycoerythrin subunit beta — translated: MLDAFSRSVVSADASTSTVGDIAALRAFVASGNRRLDAVNAIASNASCMVSDAVAGMICENQGLIQAGGNCYPNRRMAACLRDAEIILRYVTYALLAGDASVLDDRCLNGLKETYAALGVPTTSTVRAVQIMKAQAAAHIQDNPSEKFAGAKLRKMGTIVVEDRCASLVAESSSYFDRIISALS
- a CDS encoding phycobiliprotein lyase, which encodes MLLTPPMTMMDFFRKSEGVWFTQRTVHNFDTAAADESGESNVMIDVLSIDDPRVLEVCQQQNVDPALVSGGCSFMWQDNLDDAIPNQNYAAILIDVPNPHNPKMGKFLRNRGYVEGIPVIGIYNFADDGVLTIETEYETNQGQERCWFINDHFRVRVMTVQMSNGVKQMAYCSERRCIAPSVLEELLEHNRLRASGAGAVSH
- a CDS encoding HEAT repeat domain-containing protein, whose translation is MTTDALFEKLKHPNPHMRDRAMFEIADSRDENTIPQLVSILDDEDVVYRRAAVKALGAIGEDAIPAVVDAMLNSENVTVRGSAAKVLAQIAINYPELPFPEVGLQGLKKAIDDANPVVHIAAVMALGQMGSSAFEILVEALNTTDNVAVQVAIVSALASVGDPRCVEVLTRFANDEAVDSYVRESATSSLSRLDLVMNYKRAE
- a CDS encoding AAA family ATPase, which encodes MKIKVKNLGALKQAEFTLGELTIICGGNNTGKTYATYALFGFLFTWRQILAIEINDDNIQQLLADGVIHLDLQEYVKQAEQIVSKACQVYTQQLPQIFAAPAKRFKKTEFQVNLDIKNIRLTGKFELTIGSANVELFSMTKREESRELVVTLLVEKEKAKIPNQILKHTIADALKDIIFAEIIPRPFIASAERTGAAIFRKELNFARNRLLEQMGQGNNKIHPMELLFKAYQDYALPIKTNVDFTRELETIVKKSSFIAENHPDILADFADIIGGQYTVTRNDELYYEPNGKRLKLSMDESSSAVRSLLDIGFYLKHEAQIGDLLMIDEPELNLHPENQRRVARLFARLVNLGIKVFITTHSDYIIKELNTLIMLNHDKPHLKRIAEEEGYREVELISSNKIKVYIAEETGKTKTNKCQTLTPADIDPEMGIEARSFDTTIETMNRIQESIVWSQD
- a CDS encoding HEAT repeat domain-containing protein, which encodes MVNSNAQSQDNSILLAHAETDALLQQVTEQIDLDTFDASDAELLKRLVECLGDTRGMTRLRCAETLAEIGEDATPFLLDALGNHVNPVVRRAAGKTLTLIGDPTAVPNLIYALLNDEDTVVKGSSIGALARIGEPSVQPLLDILASTDVPESTIGHAAWALAFIGAGAKEYLYRAIASDSPVVRGAVVGAIAKVAQEEPKADLFEILVKSLTDVDVDVRCEAAAALGNLAYKPAIPNLIELLHHGDAESRRAAALSLMKVGDRIAIEPLQTALAKESEAAVQGVIKLAISQIK
- a CDS encoding HEAT repeat domain-containing protein, whose protein sequence is MDKRFFSFFNLTEDQAIAILDTPQDQIGEEDSRYIAASHLINFSTERSIAALMRAVQQTDPSLDNRIVRRKSVETLGRLQAVQALPVIRTCLSDDDCYTVENAVWAIGEIGTQDTDILEEVAQLLDKPGQTHRVIIHTLTKLDYQPAEARIRKFVNDLDPPIASAAIAAICRLTRDFSQMSKVVAMLQHKNVLGRRLSIQDLIDAHYYDAIPNIAKCPVSLVFRLRGIRMLAAAGIADKSLTFETIQPYLEQTLRDEPKDLDLVHSYEELPDLPFLIQQLYETDFGRCYLATKTILENYSEEAPAALFATFAEEANNDYGAHFHVVKLFGWLKHSPAYDLLLEALNNSQPQFQKSRAAAAIALGELGEQRAIPALQACLETKIWDLNYAVLMALEKLGDVSGYKTDATDRDWLVQAKIEAYNSAKS
- a CDS encoding DUF2656 domain-containing protein is translated as MTESGTGRMLLSHNFDMPEGVFPQLSREDLTRVFAEGLSQYPQIKCRELNHPHWMVEVLFSNDFSPPQVGEFCAQALHDKRMSQGKADETFPDILILAGLKKTPPLSDNPEALQPGEWGVDVVETQSAESFLMAMGWDEKTSGKSIEDVFKVERRKG